A single Pseudoalteromonas phenolica DNA region contains:
- the ybaK gene encoding Cys-tRNA(Pro) deacylase, translating into MTPAILLAKKAKISFNVHEYKHEPKAQSYGLEAAEKLGLNPSQVFKTLVVETDSKQLVVAVLPVNQQLNLKSLAKAVGAKKAAMAPQQLVERSTGYILGGVSPLAQKKRLATVIDSSAKNFETIFVSAGRRGLEIELAADTLCELTQGQFADIQSV; encoded by the coding sequence ATGACACCTGCGATTTTACTCGCCAAAAAAGCCAAAATCTCATTTAACGTGCATGAGTATAAGCACGAGCCAAAAGCGCAATCTTATGGCTTGGAAGCGGCTGAAAAGCTAGGTTTGAACCCATCTCAAGTATTTAAAACCCTAGTTGTTGAAACTGATAGCAAACAACTTGTGGTCGCGGTTTTACCCGTTAACCAACAACTGAATTTAAAATCGTTAGCAAAAGCCGTGGGGGCAAAGAAAGCCGCCATGGCGCCACAGCAATTAGTCGAGCGTTCAACGGGGTATATTTTAGGTGGCGTTAGCCCATTGGCACAAAAGAAACGCCTCGCCACCGTAATAGATAGCTCAGCCAAAAATTTTGAAACCATTTTTGTGAGTGCAGGGCGCAGAGGGCTCGAAATAGAACTGGCGGCAGATACTCTATGTGAATTAACGCAAGGACAGTTTGCAGATATTCAAAGTGTGTGA
- a CDS encoding glucosaminidase domain-containing protein translates to MLRNLLKLVIAVVAIYGLIYPFIQPEEVTEEVVEAPVQEQQPVKKVEVEKPLHDVKLPDFANIKDVRAKKKAFFDFIKPHVVKENQAILQQRASIEIALMMLQFEEELTPTQVKKLDDIFAYYRLGDADYTVESLQSALIHVDIIPKELALMQAANESAWGTSRFARIGLNFFGQWCYKKGCGLVPKRRADEAAHEVAAFKSVRASVKSYFRNLNTHNAYTELRAKRAQLRAEKKPIDATELTAGLLSYSERGDAYIEELNDMIRHNKAYFNEE, encoded by the coding sequence ATGCTAAGAAATTTACTTAAACTGGTTATTGCTGTGGTTGCAATTTATGGTTTGATTTACCCATTTATTCAACCTGAAGAAGTGACTGAAGAGGTGGTTGAAGCGCCTGTTCAAGAACAGCAACCAGTAAAAAAAGTGGAAGTAGAAAAACCACTTCATGATGTAAAGTTACCTGACTTTGCAAATATCAAAGATGTGAGAGCCAAAAAGAAGGCGTTCTTTGATTTCATTAAACCTCATGTAGTAAAAGAAAACCAAGCTATTTTGCAGCAACGCGCGTCGATTGAGATTGCATTAATGATGCTGCAATTTGAAGAAGAGCTGACCCCAACACAAGTTAAAAAACTAGACGATATTTTTGCTTATTACCGTTTGGGTGATGCCGACTATACAGTTGAAAGCCTACAATCTGCTTTGATACATGTTGATATTATTCCAAAAGAATTGGCGTTAATGCAGGCCGCCAATGAATCAGCTTGGGGTACATCAAGGTTTGCGCGAATTGGTCTTAACTTTTTTGGACAGTGGTGTTACAAGAAGGGCTGCGGTTTGGTTCCTAAAAGACGTGCAGATGAAGCAGCTCATGAAGTTGCAGCGTTTAAGTCTGTGAGAGCCAGTGTTAAATCGTATTTTAGAAATTTAAACACCCATAATGCGTACACCGAGCTAAGAGCAAAGCGTGCACAATTACGTGCTGAGAAAAAGCCAATCGATGCAACAGAGTTGACTGCAGGCCTGCTTTCTTACTCTGAGCGCGGTGATGCATATATTGAAGAATTAAATGACATGATCCGTCATAACAAGGCTTATTTTAATGAAGAATAA
- a CDS encoding helix-turn-helix domain-containing protein: MSEQIFKSKISKRLKTLRKEKGLSLDATAKLTNVSKAMLGQIEREESSPTIAVLWKIASGLNASFSSFFSNQKEADIAQRTFPNDENMQVKTLFAFSQDSAMEMFEITLTHHHKQLSTAHSTGVIEHIIVRSGCLSVFYDDTWHNLEAGQTCRFLSDQPHGYQAVSECCVFENIICYPK, encoded by the coding sequence ATGTCAGAGCAAATATTCAAAAGTAAAATTTCAAAGCGCCTGAAAACTTTGCGCAAAGAAAAAGGCCTGAGTTTAGACGCAACCGCCAAGCTTACGAACGTGTCTAAAGCCATGTTGGGGCAAATTGAGCGAGAGGAATCTAGCCCGACTATTGCCGTACTCTGGAAGATAGCCAGTGGATTAAACGCGTCATTTTCTTCATTCTTCTCAAATCAAAAAGAAGCCGATATAGCGCAGCGTACTTTTCCAAATGATGAAAACATGCAAGTGAAAACCCTCTTTGCATTTAGCCAAGATAGCGCGATGGAAATGTTCGAGATAACCCTGACTCACCATCATAAACAGCTATCAACAGCACACAGTACAGGAGTGATTGAACATATCATTGTGCGTTCTGGGTGTTTGTCTGTGTTTTATGATGATACTTGGCATAACTTGGAGGCTGGGCAAACATGTCGTTTTTTAAGTGACCAACCACATGGTTATCAAGCCGTGTCTGAATGCTGTGTATTTGAGAACATAATTTGTTATCCAAAGTAG
- a CDS encoding VOC family protein produces the protein MKIHYLEIVTPDVEAVCKAYEHSQNASFSQPDEMLGGAKTSLLQDGSILGVRGPLRENETPVVRPYYLVDDIEAAVQHVEAQGAEIAMTPMEISEKGKFAIYIIGGIEQGFWEL, from the coding sequence ATGAAAATACATTACCTTGAAATCGTTACCCCAGATGTTGAAGCCGTGTGTAAAGCTTATGAGCACTCACAAAATGCAAGTTTTAGTCAGCCAGATGAAATGTTAGGCGGTGCTAAAACTAGTCTTTTACAAGATGGCAGTATTCTAGGCGTTCGAGGGCCCCTAAGGGAAAACGAAACGCCAGTAGTTAGGCCATATTATTTAGTCGACGATATAGAGGCTGCTGTTCAGCATGTTGAGGCTCAAGGCGCTGAAATAGCTATGACGCCTATGGAGATATCAGAGAAAGGCAAGTTTGCAATTTACATAATAGGCGGCATTGAGCAAGGATTTTGGGAGTTATAA
- a CDS encoding DUF2987 domain-containing protein: MKNKFFALALAAIGFAQPAMADNFVVSYDGFHDRLKVIEKGEFEFARVNFYIVDIATLEPCKIAKGKIVTENSETPLTYTEDAQLLLPYDDKLDKDKAVLVIEPQNPKHECQLKFQIEAEHFGLENLTKADIYQLHHEFDELLSDLSGFFVSKLMSFLLPSQKGISVKFDNQVTFNQPGVSCVNNVCKFTVEDSWEGDDFKFISDSMSAKPVLITPWIEK; encoded by the coding sequence ATGAAGAATAAATTTTTTGCGCTCGCGTTAGCGGCTATTGGGTTTGCTCAACCAGCTATGGCCGATAACTTTGTGGTGTCTTACGATGGCTTTCACGACCGTTTGAAGGTAATCGAAAAAGGTGAGTTCGAGTTTGCACGCGTTAATTTTTATATTGTTGATATTGCTACGCTTGAGCCGTGCAAAATTGCCAAAGGTAAAATTGTAACCGAGAACAGTGAAACGCCTTTAACTTACACTGAAGACGCGCAATTACTATTACCTTATGACGACAAGCTAGATAAAGACAAAGCGGTATTGGTCATTGAGCCACAAAACCCAAAGCATGAGTGTCAGTTAAAGTTCCAGATTGAAGCTGAACACTTTGGGTTAGAAAATTTAACCAAAGCAGATATTTATCAGCTTCACCACGAGTTTGATGAACTGTTATCGGACTTATCTGGCTTCTTTGTAAGTAAGCTAATGAGCTTTTTATTGCCATCACAGAAAGGGATCTCGGTGAAGTTTGATAATCAGGTTACTTTCAATCAGCCCGGTGTCAGTTGCGTGAATAATGTGTGTAAATTTACTGTGGAAGACAGCTGGGAAGGCGATGATTTTAAATTTATCAGTGATTCTATGAGTGCAAAGCCTGTATTAATCACACCTTGGATTGAAAAGTAA
- a CDS encoding AraC family transcriptional regulator, with the protein MAKEQAKYHYADVLNGLEVVDAQYERQTFSKHVHEGYTIGLIEQGAQRFYRSGANHVAAENSIILVNADDVHTGETATAGGWKYKALYPTVEHFNQISKDLVNNQSLTPYFKDSVIEDARIAAQLRCVFEQIENGASKLHIETLLYSTLAQLASGYGRHVEAVKAASVDVQKLKLAREFLDEYTQVNVSLEQLANVVGCSKFHFVRQFNQAFGITPHAYQIQARLIKAKKMLRAGASILDTAVDCGFHDQSHFNRHFKKALGTTPKQFQLTSVVA; encoded by the coding sequence TTGGCAAAAGAGCAGGCAAAATATCACTACGCCGATGTATTAAACGGCCTTGAGGTGGTCGATGCACAATACGAGCGACAAACCTTTTCTAAGCATGTTCATGAAGGCTATACCATTGGCTTGATTGAGCAGGGGGCGCAACGTTTTTATCGCAGTGGGGCAAATCATGTTGCGGCTGAAAATAGTATTATTCTAGTTAATGCCGATGACGTGCATACAGGTGAAACAGCAACGGCGGGTGGCTGGAAATATAAAGCCCTTTATCCGACTGTTGAGCACTTTAATCAAATCTCTAAAGATTTAGTAAATAATCAAAGCCTCACGCCTTATTTTAAAGACTCTGTCATTGAAGATGCTCGAATAGCGGCGCAGCTCAGATGTGTATTTGAACAGATTGAAAATGGGGCATCTAAATTACATATTGAAACGCTGTTGTACAGTACCTTGGCACAATTGGCGTCTGGCTATGGCCGCCATGTCGAAGCGGTAAAAGCAGCCAGTGTTGATGTGCAAAAACTCAAACTCGCAAGAGAGTTTTTAGACGAATATACCCAGGTTAACGTCTCGTTAGAGCAGCTAGCGAATGTAGTTGGCTGTAGTAAATTTCACTTTGTGCGCCAATTCAATCAGGCATTTGGTATTACGCCCCATGCCTATCAAATTCAAGCCAGGCTTATCAAAGCAAAGAAGATGCTTCGCGCTGGTGCATCTATTTTAGATACCGCTGTCGACTGTGGTTTTCACGACCAAAGTCATTTCAACCGCCATTTTAAAAAAGCATTGGGCACAACCCCTAAACAGTTTCAACTCACGTCTGTAGTAGCCTAG
- a CDS encoding Card1-like endonuclease domain-containing protein → MQNHTHICFLDNKLINLVTPLLDTHIPSNEVIVFVEQTELAKLDAIRAVLNPRGISLNFKVMPQTRNTEELVSYFHQEIDSLVTHNHKTLYAFNASCGDRQHVLAMYEVVRAYEFECFMVEPNSDELHWLVPSERKNTQLADKLKIRDFFALIDSQINNIANTGNVDIRYRKLGAKWAASQDNLGQALGNLNYLAASSDNAHLTSAVLNRSQLNCADLQTLIDDLEDAELVCRKNDRLVFINEEARFFANGGWLEEYVYGLLLSLKKEVPHIQDIAQGVEITRKIGQGTVVNELDIVIMANNKLHLIECKTKKFDKGEGNQVIYKLDSLTDLLGGIQARAALISYKGIRTHEQLRAKELEIELFCENQLAQLRKQLKSWLEQA, encoded by the coding sequence GTGCAAAATCATACTCATATTTGCTTTTTAGATAACAAACTTATCAACCTTGTTACTCCTTTGCTCGATACACACATTCCTTCCAATGAAGTGATCGTATTTGTTGAACAAACAGAGTTAGCAAAACTTGACGCCATTAGAGCAGTGTTAAATCCACGTGGGATCAGCTTGAATTTTAAAGTGATGCCGCAAACTCGAAATACAGAGGAGTTGGTCTCGTATTTTCATCAAGAGATAGATTCGTTAGTCACTCACAATCATAAAACTCTATACGCATTTAATGCCAGTTGTGGCGACCGCCAGCATGTTTTAGCCATGTATGAAGTTGTTAGAGCCTATGAATTTGAGTGTTTTATGGTAGAGCCTAACAGTGATGAATTACATTGGCTGGTACCTTCAGAGCGAAAAAATACACAACTAGCCGATAAACTTAAAATTCGTGATTTCTTTGCTCTTATCGACAGCCAAATAAATAATATTGCAAACACAGGCAATGTTGATATTCGTTATCGTAAGCTTGGTGCTAAATGGGCAGCTAGCCAAGACAATCTAGGTCAGGCGCTTGGCAATTTAAATTACTTAGCTGCCAGCAGTGATAATGCACACTTAACATCTGCCGTTTTGAATAGATCTCAATTAAATTGCGCTGATTTACAAACTCTGATTGACGATTTAGAAGATGCTGAACTTGTTTGTCGCAAGAATGACAGGTTAGTTTTTATAAATGAAGAAGCGCGCTTTTTTGCCAATGGGGGCTGGCTAGAAGAATATGTTTATGGCTTACTTTTAAGTTTAAAAAAAGAAGTGCCACACATTCAAGACATTGCACAAGGCGTAGAAATTACGCGAAAGATTGGTCAAGGTACCGTAGTGAATGAACTTGATATCGTCATCATGGCGAACAACAAGCTTCATCTAATCGAATGTAAAACTAAAAAGTTCGATAAAGGCGAAGGTAACCAAGTAATTTATAAACTAGATTCATTGACCGATTTACTCGGTGGTATCCAAGCCCGCGCAGCGCTGATCAGCTACAAAGGAATAAGGACACACGAACAGCTTCGCGCAAAAGAACTAGAGATCGAACTCTTCTGTGAAAACCAATTAGCCCAGCTAAGAAAACAACTAAAAAGCTGGCTAGAGCAAGCCTAA
- a CDS encoding anti-phage deoxyguanosine triphosphatase: MDLIWQQRRCEQRKNRPNDNRSAFQVDRSRIIHAAAFRRLQAKTQIMSIGVNDFYRTRLTHSLEVAQIGTGLLRHLQNSHPDFSLFPNTSLIETLCLAHDIGHPPFGHGGETALNFMMREHGGFEGNAQTLRIVAKLEPYSKGFGMNLTRRTLLGFIKYPALINQLWHSQAEHDPASSFITAHHWLPAKGVYNCDQDIFDWVLAPFSNADKDLLQSNKPWDDFKNKTQFKSLDCAIMEMADDIAYAVHDLEDAIATETLSASDWHNYAMPKLKALDSPWLNQNLESLTQRLFSDDESFRKDAIGELVNLFIVNSSMQTQNDAFESELLRNTVELEPEFAAILQVLKIFVYERLIREPKMQQIEFSGQNLLMDLFKAFASDPMRLLPHTTQVIFEEAHDENARMRVLTDYLSGMSDEYARKTHARLFAGAV; the protein is encoded by the coding sequence ATGGACTTGATTTGGCAGCAAAGACGATGTGAACAACGTAAAAATAGACCCAACGATAACCGCTCAGCTTTTCAAGTTGACCGCTCTCGTATTATTCATGCAGCCGCTTTTAGGCGACTGCAAGCCAAGACGCAGATCATGTCGATTGGCGTTAACGACTTTTACCGTACTCGACTGACTCACTCGCTCGAAGTTGCACAAATTGGTACCGGCTTATTACGCCACTTACAAAATAGCCATCCTGATTTTTCACTGTTTCCAAACACAAGCTTAATTGAAACCTTATGTTTAGCCCACGATATCGGCCACCCGCCCTTTGGTCATGGCGGAGAAACAGCACTCAACTTTATGATGCGTGAACATGGTGGCTTTGAGGGCAATGCCCAAACACTGCGCATTGTCGCCAAACTTGAGCCTTACTCAAAAGGGTTCGGCATGAATCTTACGCGCCGTACCTTACTGGGCTTTATAAAATATCCGGCATTAATCAACCAGCTATGGCATTCACAAGCTGAGCACGACCCTGCTTCGTCATTTATTACCGCCCATCACTGGCTACCCGCCAAAGGCGTGTATAACTGCGACCAAGATATTTTTGACTGGGTACTTGCGCCATTTTCAAACGCTGATAAAGATCTACTGCAATCGAATAAACCTTGGGATGACTTTAAAAATAAAACCCAATTTAAGTCGCTCGATTGCGCCATCATGGAAATGGCCGACGACATCGCCTATGCTGTTCACGATTTAGAAGACGCCATTGCCACAGAAACATTATCAGCATCAGATTGGCACAACTACGCCATGCCAAAGCTCAAAGCGCTCGACTCACCTTGGTTAAATCAAAACTTAGAAAGCCTCACGCAACGTTTATTTTCAGATGATGAGTCATTCAGAAAAGACGCCATTGGCGAGCTTGTAAACTTATTCATCGTAAACAGCAGCATGCAAACACAAAACGATGCGTTTGAATCAGAGTTACTTAGAAACACCGTAGAACTAGAGCCTGAATTTGCAGCAATTCTGCAAGTCCTGAAAATTTTCGTGTACGAGCGACTCATCCGCGAACCCAAAATGCAGCAAATAGAATTCAGCGGTCAAAACCTGTTAATGGATTTATTCAAAGCATTCGCCAGCGACCCGATGCGGCTACTGCCACATACGACTCAGGTGATCTTTGAAGAAGCACATGATGAAAATGCAAGAATGCGCGTGCTAACCGACTATTTATCGGGTATGTCTGATGAATATGCGAGAAAGACGCATGCGAGATTGTTTGCGGGAGCAGTTTGA
- a CDS encoding DUF2971 domain-containing protein yields the protein MDTNSLACLANCHLWFSKLDDLNDPFEGVYDVDTLVENMKPKDLYDLARKIQCMQRPNENVEQRTESLIKMFLDKGQRDFEYAHKQFVKKHVHKRMTEMRKNSGVLSLSSDIPTENHSFDILNSNVANLHMWSLYSDGLRGFALHFDGEELARSIKELNDSKFAFNPVNYDIRTATPHLSIDKSEIIDSSSLFKALNTKHEIFSNEVEYRVLSNSFGLKKYSPESLKHVFIGEKMPADQVELLKMIVNSKYKDTRILKVTTIKNSFHIELKELD from the coding sequence ATGGATACTAACTCCTTGGCATGTTTGGCTAATTGCCATCTATGGTTTTCTAAATTAGATGATTTAAATGACCCATTTGAAGGTGTCTATGATGTAGATACTTTAGTAGAAAATATGAAACCTAAAGACTTATACGATTTGGCTCGTAAGATACAATGCATGCAAAGGCCGAATGAAAACGTTGAGCAAAGAACTGAGTCATTGATTAAAATGTTTTTAGATAAAGGACAAAGGGACTTTGAATACGCTCACAAACAATTTGTTAAAAAACATGTGCATAAAAGAATGACGGAGATGAGAAAAAATTCTGGAGTTTTATCTCTTTCATCTGATATACCAACTGAAAATCATAGTTTTGACATTCTTAATTCGAATGTGGCTAATTTACATATGTGGTCTTTATATTCGGATGGTTTGAGAGGCTTTGCACTTCATTTTGACGGAGAGGAACTTGCAAGAAGTATTAAAGAGTTGAATGATTCTAAATTTGCTTTTAACCCTGTGAATTATGATATTAGGACAGCAACCCCCCATTTATCAATAGATAAAAGCGAGATAATTGATTCATCTTCTTTGTTCAAAGCTCTAAATACGAAGCATGAAATTTTTTCCAATGAAGTTGAATATAGAGTCCTAAGCAACTCTTTTGGGCTAAAGAAATATTCACCTGAATCACTTAAACATGTTTTCATCGGTGAAAAAATGCCAGCAGACCAAGTTGAACTTTTGAAGATGATTGTTAATTCAAAATATAAAGACACTAGAATACTAAAAGTAACAACTATAAAGAACAGCTTTCATATAGAACTTAAAGAGTTAGATTAA
- a CDS encoding phytase, with the protein MTNTSLKLSWLIGGLLCSGVANASKTNKQWLTESEFISPIEVAQTSHKQLAVSEAHGIALLDEQGNALSTINSKSEHLDFRWLPNSKSVGVLSTLNKNTGNIELIKVDFKHNRIEKTYALLADKTAFDAICLSSSSDHIELFTVDVNGIVSQMALNTENETDWQLNEVRHFAVGLNMKSCAVNDLTGSLYIAEENIGVWQYSTNPELEIIRELFQLAEGLEVEYLDTTASGDVSVVSPSTNQLWLLDQNNHAFKPFELPKNIAPKTVQLHRSDKNLIAYVFDDETSKNIKINLGKYKLPFKKKNEQPIANLIPFAQTTPVASHGDAADDPEIWVNKVNPSNSLVYGTDKKSGLNVYDLKGNLVKTLLVGRVNNVDIRYGVKFNGEVVNIAAASNRTNKSISLFKIDQKSGLPTFLTDIKTDLADPYGLCLGQYDNELAVWINDTDGRFQKYEITFNKQKITGKKTLEWTVPSQPEGCVSDDANQRLFYGEESTGVWLKDLKGKQPDKLITGLNEQVEADIEGMSLYRLNGKQYLVVSSQGNNRYAVYDVDDNNEFLGVFEVGANWGSMIDGASETDGLAVTSSYLGEALPNGLLVVQDGHNVMPKSTQNFKLVDGSLLRDWILNRVAK; encoded by the coding sequence ATGACAAACACATCTTTAAAACTATCTTGGCTGATTGGTGGATTACTTTGTAGTGGCGTTGCCAATGCTTCGAAGACTAATAAACAATGGTTAACCGAGTCTGAGTTTATTTCGCCTATTGAAGTCGCACAGACTAGCCATAAACAACTTGCTGTGAGTGAAGCGCACGGTATCGCTTTACTCGATGAGCAAGGTAACGCTTTATCGACAATTAACTCTAAGTCTGAACATTTAGATTTTAGGTGGCTACCAAATTCAAAGTCTGTTGGGGTGTTATCAACCCTAAATAAAAATACCGGCAATATCGAACTCATTAAAGTTGACTTTAAACACAATCGTATTGAAAAGACGTATGCGCTTTTGGCTGATAAAACAGCATTTGATGCAATTTGCTTAAGCTCTTCATCTGACCATATTGAGTTATTTACAGTTGATGTAAACGGCATCGTTAGTCAAATGGCGCTGAATACCGAAAACGAGACTGATTGGCAGTTAAATGAAGTTCGACATTTTGCAGTTGGCCTTAATATGAAGTCTTGTGCAGTGAACGACCTGACCGGATCACTCTATATTGCAGAAGAAAATATTGGCGTTTGGCAGTACTCGACTAACCCTGAGCTTGAAATTATTCGCGAGCTTTTCCAGCTTGCTGAGGGGCTCGAAGTAGAATACTTAGATACAACCGCCTCGGGTGATGTGTCTGTGGTGTCACCGAGTACAAACCAGCTTTGGCTACTTGACCAAAATAATCACGCGTTCAAACCTTTTGAGCTGCCCAAAAACATAGCACCTAAAACCGTTCAACTTCACCGCTCTGACAAAAACTTAATTGCTTATGTCTTCGATGATGAAACATCAAAGAATATCAAAATCAATTTGGGCAAGTACAAGTTACCGTTCAAAAAGAAGAATGAGCAACCGATTGCCAATCTGATCCCCTTTGCACAAACGACCCCTGTTGCATCTCATGGTGATGCCGCAGATGACCCTGAGATCTGGGTAAATAAAGTTAACCCTTCAAATAGCTTGGTTTATGGTACTGATAAAAAGTCAGGTCTCAACGTATACGATCTAAAGGGCAATCTTGTAAAAACTTTACTCGTTGGTCGAGTAAACAATGTCGATATTCGTTACGGCGTTAAATTCAATGGTGAAGTTGTTAATATTGCAGCAGCCAGTAATCGAACCAATAAAAGCATCAGCCTATTTAAAATCGATCAAAAATCTGGGCTCCCTACTTTTCTTACCGATATTAAAACAGACTTGGCTGATCCATATGGTTTATGCCTGGGACAATACGATAATGAACTGGCGGTATGGATTAATGACACCGATGGTCGCTTTCAAAAATACGAGATTACATTTAATAAGCAAAAGATAACAGGCAAGAAAACTCTAGAATGGACAGTGCCTAGTCAACCTGAAGGCTGCGTAAGCGATGATGCGAATCAACGCTTGTTTTATGGTGAAGAGTCAACGGGTGTATGGCTAAAAGATCTTAAAGGTAAACAACCTGACAAGTTAATCACTGGTCTAAATGAGCAAGTCGAAGCTGATATTGAAGGCATGAGCTTATATCGCTTAAACGGCAAACAATACCTTGTTGTATCTAGCCAAGGTAATAACCGCTATGCGGTATACGACGTTGATGATAACAATGAATTTTTGGGTGTTTTTGAAGTCGGTGCAAACTGGGGAAGCATGATCGATGGTGCTTCAGAAACCGATGGTTTGGCAGTAACAAGCAGCTATCTTGGTGAAGCCCTCCCTAATGGTTTATTGGTTGTTCAAGATGGTCATAATGTGATGCCTAAAAGCACACAAAACTTTAAGCTTGTGGATGGCAGTTTGTTGAGGGATTGGATTTTAAATAGAGTCGCAAAGTAG
- a CDS encoding benzoate/H(+) symporter BenE family transporter, producing MLTLNNKGASMLKSVTMGHLSAGFTAVMIGYASAAVIVIQAASALGASEAQIESWLMTLGLIMGLSSIGLSWWFKTPILTAWSTPSAVLLVGVGSQYDIHTAIAAFMLVGIATILTGYIKPLCKAVENIPSPLASAMLAAILLPFCLTAFEVVEVAPSYFALLFCCFCLAKLWLPKLTMFILLGGSLVLAIVVGAFDQTDFSISFGAFEFMPPNLDASNLTAILNLAVPLYLVTMLSQNLPGLALLQTYGYRSPTKSALVTTGALNFLTAPFGGFSLNLAAISAAVCMNEDVDTSKTQRYKAAMCAGVFYLIAGLFASSVVSLFLALPKSITSILAGFALLGTLLLCLQNAFSDPKSRDAALLTLLISFSGVSLFGINSIMLGLMVGLIYSNLQKHRLKPELKTEGSEKLG from the coding sequence ATATTAACACTCAACAACAAAGGTGCAAGTATGCTCAAGTCTGTAACAATGGGCCATTTATCTGCTGGTTTTACAGCCGTGATGATCGGCTATGCCAGTGCGGCAGTGATCGTTATTCAAGCGGCTTCTGCTTTGGGCGCGAGTGAAGCTCAAATCGAAAGCTGGCTGATGACTTTAGGCCTCATTATGGGGTTAAGTTCAATTGGCTTGTCATGGTGGTTTAAAACCCCCATTCTCACAGCTTGGTCAACGCCAAGTGCTGTTTTGTTGGTCGGTGTTGGTTCACAATACGATATACATACGGCCATTGCTGCCTTTATGTTAGTTGGCATTGCCACAATATTAACCGGATATATAAAGCCACTTTGCAAAGCTGTCGAAAACATTCCTTCACCGCTCGCTAGTGCTATGTTGGCAGCCATTCTGCTTCCTTTTTGTTTAACTGCTTTTGAAGTAGTTGAAGTAGCACCAAGCTATTTCGCACTGCTGTTTTGCTGTTTTTGTTTGGCTAAGTTATGGCTTCCCAAACTCACTATGTTTATTTTATTGGGTGGCAGCTTAGTTTTAGCCATTGTAGTTGGGGCATTTGACCAAACAGATTTCTCTATTTCTTTTGGTGCATTTGAATTCATGCCTCCAAATTTAGATGCATCGAACCTAACCGCCATACTCAATTTAGCTGTTCCACTGTATTTGGTTACCATGCTTTCTCAAAACTTACCTGGCCTCGCTTTATTGCAAACCTATGGCTATAGGTCGCCAACGAAATCGGCTTTAGTCACCACAGGCGCATTAAATTTTCTGACCGCACCTTTTGGTGGATTTTCGTTAAATTTGGCGGCTATCTCTGCTGCTGTGTGCATGAATGAAGATGTAGACACTTCAAAAACTCAACGCTATAAAGCGGCAATGTGTGCAGGCGTGTTTTATTTAATTGCCGGGCTATTCGCAAGTAGCGTGGTTAGTTTATTTTTGGCTTTACCAAAGAGTATAACTTCAATACTCGCTGGCTTTGCTTTACTCGGCACGCTCCTACTCTGCCTGCAAAATGCGTTTTCTGATCCTAAAAGTCGTGATGCGGCTTTACTCACTTTATTAATTAGCTTTTCGGGCGTCAGCTTATTTGGCATTAACTCTATAATGCTGGGCCTCATGGTGGGGTTAATTTACTCGAACTTACAAAAGCATCGATTGAAACCAGAGTTAAAAACAGAGGGTTCTGAAAAGCTCGGCTAA